Proteins from a single region of Chaetodon trifascialis isolate fChaTrf1 chromosome 10, fChaTrf1.hap1, whole genome shotgun sequence:
- the LOC139337078 gene encoding monocyte chemotactic protein 1B-like produces the protein MAAPRLALTVFVLMLAVITLTEGLRGTGPRRCCSRFNEKPPSKDRVVSYVRTSQRCPTPAVIFKTVANRQLCARPSDPRVKELISYLDAKPVPGETSNL, from the exons ATGGCTGCTCCTCGTCTCgctctgactgtgtttgtgctgatgcTGGCGGTCATCACTCTGACTGAAG GTTTACGTGGAACTGGACCAAGGAGATGCTGCTCACGTTTCAATGAGAAGCCCCCGAGCaaagacagagtggtcagcTACGTCAGGACCAGCCAGCGCTGCCCCACCCCTGCCGTCAT ATTTAAGACGGTAGCAAATCGTCAGCTTTGTGCCAGACCTTCAGACCCTCGGGTGAAGGAGCTCATCAGCTACCTGGACGCCAAACCCGTCCCAGGAGAGACATCCAACCTGTAG